The Oncorhynchus mykiss isolate Arlee chromosome 22, USDA_OmykA_1.1, whole genome shotgun sequence sequence GCTGTATTAGTTGAGACTCTTTGCACGTTCATAAATATTTGCTGTTGTTTATATTGAGTGCAGACCTAAAAACTAGGACATTCGGCAGTCCTCTTTTCCCTTGCCTTTTACTTTCTTACTGCCTTTTTTCAAGCCTGTCCTAGATTGCTCGTTGTTGCCCTCTGCACTTTGACTACTTTCTCTTCTACCCTGCTGTGACCCATACTGGattgcctcttccccctcctctactGGCAAAGCCTCTACCTCAGTTGCATTCTGctgcctctcgctctcccctACACCTTGCTGTTCAACAGTCACACTCACTCCCTCCTCTGCAATGTATTTCTGGTTGTATGTTACACTAACCCCCTCCTCTAATGTGATTAGTTGTTGTTCTCCATTCACGTTCTGGCCCTCAACTATGGTTTGTGCTTTTTCTTCAGGGCTTCGGAGCTCCTCTGGTGCATTATCCAACCCCGTTTCAATTGATTGCTGTGCCACTATCGTGCTAACTCCCTCTGTGTCCTGCGGtttgtcatcctcctcttcctggtTACCCTTCTCTTTACCAAGCTCTACCTCTATTTTGTATCCTACCGACATCGTTCTCATTTCCTGGCTGACCTCCTCTTGGGATGCTATTGGGAATACATTTGCAGGAACCACTGAAACTAGGTCAGAAAAGTCAAACGATTGACCCTCATTTTCATGCTCCTTGTCATTCCACTGCTCACTGGGTCCAGGTACCTTGTTACCCTCCAGCTTGGCCTCAATGGGATCATCTTGCTCTTCTGCTTTAGCCACCATAGTGCATGGTCCACTTTCATTGTGGCTCTGTTCCCTAAAAGAGTCAATTGTCACCGGAGTTTCTTTTACAGGGTCCTGTAGTCGTGTTTCTGTATCATTCAGCTCGGTCTCTGTAGAGATCCCTCCATTTGATGCCTCTTCTGCATCAAGTGTTTCTGTATCATTCAGCTTGGTCTCTGTAGAGATCCCTCCATTTGATGCCTCTTCTGCATCAAGTGTTTCTGTATCATTCAGCTCGGTCTCTGTAGAGATCCCTCCATTTGATGCCTCTTCGGCATCAAGGGTTTCTGCATCATTCAGCTCGGTCTCTGTAGAGATCCCTCCATTTGATGCCTCTTCTGCATCATTCAGCTCGGTCTCTGTAGAGATCCCTCCATTTGATGCCTCTTCTGCATCAAGTGTTTCTGCATCATTCAGCTCGGTCTCTGTAGAGATCCCTCCATTTGATGCCTCTTCTGCATCAAGTGTTTCTGCATCATTCAGCTCGGTCTCTGTAGAGATCCCTCCATTTGATGCCTCTTCTGCATCATTCAGCTCGGTCTCTGTAGAGATCCCTCCATTTGATGCCTCTTCTGCATCAAGTGTTTCTGGCTTGTTGTTTTCATACAAGTGCCTGTCAGTGACTGGACAACCAGGTAGATCCACCAATTGTTCAGGCAGTCTTATGGTGTCAGCAGCAGGGCAGTTGCGGTCAAGCGATATGCTACAACATTTCTCATCTGCTGAATTGTTGCATTCCTCTACATTTGCTGGCATTGCCATTGAAGTGTCTTCATGTTCAAGTGCATTTTTACGCTCTTCTGGGCTCCCGTTTGGTTTATCCTGACCTGCCTCTTTTAGGTCTTGTGTTGCATTTTCGTTAGCCTGGTCTGGGTGAGTAGTGACACCATCATGGAAGATAAGGTCTTCAGGTTCCACGCTCTTCTTGAGCTCTGGTCTTAAGACGATGGGACTGTGAAAGTTATTCCCTTGTTCCTTTGAGTCTTGGATTGTTTGTTCCTCTTCAACCGAGACCTTGATTGCATCTTCCTCTTTGAATTTGTTTGAATTCCCAGCTGTGGACTGTTTCGAGTCCAATGGACATTTTGGGTCAGCTGAAGAGTTCAAAAAGTCTCCAAAGTTATCAGGGTTGGTTGTGTACCCTGACTCGTCCTTTTGGGTACCAGTATCTGTTGTCGATTCTAATTCCTCCATAGGGTTATAAGTGCTGGTTATAAACTTGGAGTGATCAACAGGATCAGCAATACCAATGTTGGACTCAAGGGATAATACTGATATCTCGCCTTCTGATTTCTCtgattccattgtagatttgtgTTTGtcctttttcattttcttctttttcttctttgagACAACTTCCTCACTCTTAGCTTGGTCAGTCAGAGATACTTCAATGGTAGGCTCTACTCGGTCTTCTTCTAGTTGTTCTTCCTTCAGGTTCAGTCCCTCAGCAATGGTTTGTGCTTTTTGTTCAGGGCTTTGGAGCTCTCGATCTGGTGAACTACTGGTCCCCTCCTCTCGCTGTGTTTCTATTGTGATAACCCCCTCTCCTACCGCCTCTACTGGCTCCTTATCGCTTGGGGTGGAGACCACATCCTCTTCTGTTGTGCTCATCTTATCTCCCTGCGTTTCATCACCTTgtttctctcccttcttcttgcctttctttttctttttgcCTCCTTGGGACTGTGGCTGCATGTCAGTGGTCTCTGGCAACACACATGTCTTTTTTGTTTTCTGAGGCTCAGGGTTTGATTCGACTGGGCTCTTAGGAGTATCAAGGTCTGTCCCTAGGCTAATCTGTGTGCCATTTGTCATGGAGACTACACACGTTTCTGTTGTGCTCTTCTTATGGTCTTCCTGCTTTACATCGCTTTGTgtctctcccttcttcttcttGCCTTTCTTCTTCTTGTTGCCTGCTTGGGTCGGTGGCTGCAGGTCAGTTATCTCTGGTAACGCTTCCACCTTTTTTGTTTTCTGAGGCTCCGGGTTTGATTTGATTGGGCTCTTACTAGTATCAAGGTCTGTCCCTTGGCTAAGCTGTGTGCCATTTTTCATGGTGTCCTCAATGGTTTCCCTAGGCAGAGGATATGAGTCTAAACATTTCACGTCTTTACTCGATTCGTTTTTCCCTTGTTCAGCTGCTGCACCATATTCTGAGGTAGGCTCTTTTGAGGATGTCTCTTTGGTGTCGTCACTGCTCTTGACAACTTTGGTCTCTGCCTCATCTGCCTTGTCATTTTTTATTCCCATTTCCCCTTCGCTTGCAACCTCTACTCTGCCTTGCCGTGTCCCCTCTACACCTGCTGCTTCATACCCCTCCCCCGCTACTGTAACCTCTTCCTCAGGACCTGTTACAACCACAAGTACCTCAGAATCACAGACCGGTCCACTTTTGAACTCTACTACTGGTATGCCATTGTCAGAGTCTTTGCTGACATCACTGCCTTCAATTTCAACCTCTTCCCCCAATGTGGGCGAGAATGGCTGAGCCTCCCTTGATGTTTCTGTTTCAGAAACACCAACAAGGCTACAGGGGGTGGGCGAGGTCAGATGGTTCTCTTGAGCCTCCTCCTCGTGTGTATCCTCTTGCTGCCTGGACCTTCCTGGATCCACCACCTTATCTCCTCTACTTCCCAACTCCGTCTCCTGAGCTCTGCCTAGGAGACCATGAGGGATACCATGAGGGTGAAATAGGCCAAACACTGTGGCTTGGAGTTTCAAATAAACATTTTTCTGATGATCAAGATCTGCCAGTTGAACCTGGGCCAATTAGCGCAAAGCGTAATTTGAAAGAATTGGGTAAAAATCAAACCAGCATGGAAGAGGTGgaaaaggaagaagaggagagcaCCAAACAAAACCTTGAT is a genomic window containing:
- the LOC110501269 gene encoding muscle M-line assembly protein unc-89 isoform X26, with protein sequence MGTQGTGRKRNPNKDRSTAEDDALNLISREAEARLAAKRAARAEAREIRMKELERQQKEVDDRDYLEKGSRAASTLSAATLASLGGSSSRRESGETSITGDTETSIREIKDTLVEVEEKYRKAMVSNAQLDNEKNNLMYQVDTLKDSLMELEELLSESRREYEGKSKDFEREKHAHGVLQFQFKEMKETLKQSEELLTKHGIVLTPDLTANGEMLELGTEGSASGDPASQLAQDSQTSPLEGGNSMLGRAQETELGSRGDKVVDPGRSRQQEDTHEEEAQENHLTSPTPCSLVGVSETETSREAQPFSPTLGEEVEIEGSDVSKDSDNGIPVVEFKSGPVCDSEVLVVVTGPEEEVTVAGEGYEAAGVEGTRQGRVEVASEGEMGIKNDKADEAETKVVKSSDDTKETSSKEPTSEYGAAAEQGKNESSKDVKCLDSYPLPRETIEDTMKNGTQLSQGTDLDTSKSPIKSNPEPQKTKKVEALPEITDLQPPTQAGNKKKKGKKKKGETQSDVKQEDHKKSTTETCVVSMTNGTQISLGTDLDTPKSPVESNPEPQKTKKTCVLPETTDMQPQSQGGKKKKKGKKKGEKQGDETQGDKMSTTEEDVVSTPSDKEPVEAVGEGVITIETQREEGTSSSPDRELQSPEQKAQTIAEGLNLKEEQLEEDRVEPTIEVSLTDQAKSEEVVSKKKKKKMKKDKHKSTMESEKSEGEISVLSLESNIGIADPVDHSKFITSTYNPMEELESTTDTGTQKDESGYTTNPDNFGDFLNSSADPKCPLDSKQSTAGNSNKFKEEDAIKVSVEEEQTIQDSKEQGNNFHSPIVLRPELKKSVEPEDLIFHDGVTTHPDQANENATQDLKEAGQDKPNGSPEERKNALEHEDTSMAMPANVEECNNSADEKCCSISLDRNCPAADTIRLPEQLVDLPGCPVTDRHLYENNKPETLDAEEASNGGISTETELNDAEEASNGGISTETELNDAETLDAEEASNGGISTETELNDAETLDAEEASNGGISTETELNDAEEASNGGISTETELNDTETLDAEEASNGGISTETKLNDTETLDAEEASNGGISTETELNDTETRLQDPVKETPVTIDSFREQSHNESGPCTMVAKAEEQDDPIEAKLEGNKVPGPSEQWNDKEHENEGQSFDFSDLVSVVPANVFPIASQEEVSQEMRTMSVGYKIEVELGKEKGNQEEEDDKPQDTEGVSTIVAQQSIETGLDNAPEELRSPEEKAQTIVEGQNVNGEQQLITLEEGVSVTYNQKYIAEEGVSVTVEQQGVGESERQQNATEVEALPVEEGEEAIQYGSQQGRRESSQSAEGNNEQSRTGLKKGSKKVKGKGKEDCRMS
- the LOC110501269 gene encoding uncharacterized protein LOC110501269 isoform X14 — encoded protein: MGTQGTGRKRNPNKDRSTAEDDALNLISREAEARLAAKRAARAEAREIRMKELERQQKEIYQVQKKYYGLDNKSDKVDSEWGHIEQWMEDSERYSRPTQRHTSISDDDERMSVGSRGSVRSDLDAIGAYGRGEKDKKSKKKKKHKDKHKDRDSNGYDNEYSAISSRSSRLGDESNSRVSRSSRLDLQPSSGLSDESISKVSRSSRLDLQPASYASSDLNSNNGLSSSRQRLSSYEGSLYEDSLYSGSRRVTGSSSRVDDRDYLEKGSRAASTLSAATLASLGGSSSRRESGETSITGDTETSIREIKEIHELKDQIQDVESKYMQSLKEVKDTLVEVEEKYRKAMVSNAQLDNEKNNLMYQVDTLKDSLMELEELLSESRREYEGKSKDFEREKHAHGVLQFQFKEMKETLKQSEELLTEIRQMRLKQDGFVREISDLQETVEWKDKKIGALERQKEYSDAIRNERDELRDEVVQLKDILKKHGIVLTPDLTANGEMLELGTEGSASGDPASQLAQDSQTSPLEGGNSMLGRAQETELGSRGDKVVDPGRSRQQEDTHEEEAQENHLTSPTPCSLVGVSETETSREAQPFSPTLGEEVEIEGSDVSKDSDNGIPVVEFKSGPVCDSEVLVVVTGPEEEVTVAGEGYEAAGVEGTRQGRVEVASEGEMGIKNDKADEAETKVVKSSDDTKETSSKEPTSEYGAAAEQGKNESSKDVKCLDSYPLPRETIEDTMKNGTQLSQGTDLDTSKSPIKSNPEPQKTKKVEALPEITDLQPPTQAGNKKKKGKKKKGETQSDVKQEDHKKSTTETCVVSMTNGTQISLGTDLDTPKSPVESNPEPQKTKKTCVLPETTDMQPQSQGGKKKKKGKKKGEKQGDETQGDKMSTTEEDVVSTPSDKEPVEAVGEGVITIETQREEGTSSSPDRELQSPEQKAQTIAEGLNLKEEQLEEDRVEPTIEVSLTDQAKSEEVVSKKKKKKMKKDKHKSTMESEKSEGEISVLSLESNIGIADPVDHSKFITSTYNPMEELESTTDTGTQKDESGYTTNPDNFGDFLNSSADPKCPLDSKQSTAGNSNKFKEEDAIKVSVEEEQTIQDSKEQGNNFHSPIVLRPELKKSVEPEDLIFHDGVTTHPDQANENATQDLKEAGQDKPNGSPEERKNALEHEDTSMAMPANVEECNNSADEKCCSISLDRNCPAADTIRLPEQLVDLPGCPVTDRHLYENNKPETLDAEEASNGGISTETELNDAEEASNGGISTETELNDAETLDAEEASNGGISTETELNDAETLDAEEASNGGISTETELNDAEEASNGGISTETELNDTETLDAEEASNGGISTETKLNDTETLDAEEASNGGISTETELNDTETRLQDPVKETPVTIDSFREQSHNESGPCTMVAKAEEQDDPIEAKLEGNKVPGPSEQWNDKEHENEGQSFDFSDLVSVVPANVFPIASQEEVSQEMRTMSVGYKIEVELGKEKGNQEEEDDKPQDTEGVSTIVAQQSIETGLDNAPEELRSPEEKAQTIVEGQNVNGEQQLITLEEGVSVTYNQKYIAEEGVSVTVEQQGVGESERQQNATEVEALPVEEGEEAIQYGSQQGRRESSQSAEGNNEQSRTGLKKGSKKVKGKGKEDCRMS
- the LOC110501269 gene encoding uncharacterized protein LOC110501269 isoform X3 translates to MGTQGTGRKRNPNKDRSTAEDDALNLISREAEARLAAKRAARAEAREIRMKELERQQKEIYQVQKKYYGLDNKSDKVDSEWGHIEQWMEDSERYSRPTQRHTSISDDDERMSVGSRGSVRSDLDAIGAYGRGEKDKKSKKKKKHKDKHKDRDSNGYDNEYSAISSRSSRLGDESNSRVSRSSRLDLQPSSGLSDESISKVSRSSRLDLQPASYASSDLNSNNGLSSSRQRLSSYEGSLYEDSLYSGSRRVTGSSSRHPEYNSYRGSGSRASSRASSARASPVDDACNSVASFLRSAATSSGLPRDLDHMTIPNISDVDDRDYLEKGSRAASTLSAATLASLGGSSSRRESGETSITGDTETSIREIKEIHELKDQIQDVESKYMQSLKEVKDTLVEVEEKYRKAMVSNAQLDNEKNNLMYQVDTLKDSLMELEELLSESRREYEGKSKDFEREKHAHGVLQFQFKEMKETLKQSEELLTEIRQMRLKQDGFVREISDLQETVEWKDKKIGALERQKEYSDAIRNERDELRDEVVQLKDILKKHGIVLTPDLTANGEMLELGTEGSASGDPASQLAQDSQTSPLEGGNSMLGRAQETELGSRGDKVVDPGRSRQQEDTHEEEAQENHLTSPTPCSLVGVSETETSREAQPFSPTLGEEVEIEGSDVSKDSDNGIPVVEFKSGPVCDSEVLVVVTGPEEEVTVAGEGYEAAGVEGTRQGRVEVASEGEMGIKNDKADEAETKVVKSSDDTKETSSKEPTSEYGAAAEQGKNESSKDVKCLDSYPLPRETIEDTMKNGTQLSQGTDLDTSKSPIKSNPEPQKTKKVEALPEITDLQPPTQAGNKKKKGKKKKGETQSDVKQEDHKKSTTETCVVSMTNGTQISLGTDLDTPKSPVESNPEPQKTKKTCVLPETTDMQPQSQGGKKKKKGKKKGEKQGDETQGDKMSTTEEDVVSTPSDKEPVEAVGEGVITIETQREEGTSSSPDRELQSPEQKAQTIAEGLNLKEEQLEEDRVEPTIEVSLTDQAKSEEVVSKKKKKKMKKDKHKSTMESEKSEGEISVLSLESNIGIADPVDHSKFITSTYNPMEELESTTDTGTQKDESGYTTNPDNFGDFLNSSADPKCPLDSKQSTAGNSNKFKEEDAIKVSVEEEQTIQDSKEQGNNFHSPIVLRPELKKSVEPEDLIFHDGVTTHPDQANENATQDLKEAGQDKPNGSPEERKNALEHEDTSMAMPANVEECNNSADEKCCSISLDRNCPAADTIRLPEQLVDLPGCPVTDRHLYENNKPETLDAEEASNGGISTETELNDAEEASNGGISTETELNDAETLDAEEASNGGISTETELNDAETLDAEEASNGGISTETELNDAEEASNGGISTETELNDTETLDAEEASNGGISTETKLNDTETLDAEEASNGGISTETELNDTETRLQDPVKETPVTIDSFREQSHNESGPCTMVAKAEEQDDPIEAKLEGNKVPGPSEQWNDKEHENEGQSFDFSDLVSVVPANVFPIASQEEVSQEMRTMSVGYKIEVELGKEKGNQEEEDDKPQDTEGVSTIVAQQSIETGLDNAPEELRSPEEKAQTIVEGQNVNGEQQLITLEEGVSVTYNQKYIAEEGVSVTVEQQGVGESERQQNATEVEALPVEEGEEAIQYGSQQGRRESSQSAEGNNEQSRTGLKKGSKKVKGKGKEDCRMS
- the LOC110501269 gene encoding uncharacterized protein LOC110501269 isoform X15, whose protein sequence is MGTQGTGRKRNPNKDRSTAEDDALNLISREAEARLAAKRAARAEAREIRMKELERQQKEIYQVQKKYYGLDNKSDKVDSEWGHIEQWMEDSERYSRPTQRHTSISDDDERMSVGSRGSVRSDLDAIGAYGRGASYASSDLNSNNGLSSSRQRLSSYESSGLLSQISYRRHHMGSLYEDSLYSGSRRVTGSSSRHPEYNSYRGSGSRASSRASSARASPVDDACNSVASFLRSAATSSGLPRDLDHMTIPNISDVDDRDYLEKGSRAASTLSAATLASLGGSSSRRESGETSITGDTETSIREIKEIHELKDQIQDVESKYMQSLKEVKDTLVEVEEKYRKAMVSNAQLDNEKNNLMYQVDTLKDSLMELEELLSESRREYEGKSKDFEREKHAHGVLQFQFKEMKETLKQSEELLTEIRQMRLKQDGFVREISDLQETVEWKDKKIGALERQKEYSDAIRNERDELRDEVVQLKDILKKHGIVLTPDLTANGEMLELGTEGSASGDPASQLAQDSQTSPLEGGNSMLGRAQETELGSRGDKVVDPGRSRQQEDTHEEEAQENHLTSPTPCSLVGVSETETSREAQPFSPTLGEEVEIEGSDVSKDSDNGIPVVEFKSGPVCDSEVLVVVTGPEEEVTVAGEGYEAAGVEGTRQGRVEVASEGEMGIKNDKADEAETKVVKSSDDTKETSSKEPTSEYGAAAEQGKNESSKDVKCLDSYPLPRETIEDTMKNGTQLSQGTDLDTSKSPIKSNPEPQKTKKVEALPEITDLQPPTQAGNKKKKGKKKKGETQSDVKQEDHKKSTTETCVVSMTNGTQISLGTDLDTPKSPVESNPEPQKTKKTCVLPETTDMQPQSQGGKKKKKGKKKGEKQGDETQGDKMSTTEEDVVSTPSDKEPVEAVGEGVITIETQREEGTSSSPDRELQSPEQKAQTIAEGLNLKEEQLEEDRVEPTIEVSLTDQAKSEEVVSKKKKKKMKKDKHKSTMESEKSEGEISVLSLESNIGIADPVDHSKFITSTYNPMEELESTTDTGTQKDESGYTTNPDNFGDFLNSSADPKCPLDSKQSTAGNSNKFKEEDAIKVSVEEEQTIQDSKEQGNNFHSPIVLRPELKKSVEPEDLIFHDGVTTHPDQANENATQDLKEAGQDKPNGSPEERKNALEHEDTSMAMPANVEECNNSADEKCCSISLDRNCPAADTIRLPEQLVDLPGCPVTDRHLYENNKPETLDAEEASNGGISTETELNDAEEASNGGISTETELNDAETLDAEEASNGGISTETELNDAETLDAEEASNGGISTETELNDAEEASNGGISTETELNDTETLDAEEASNGGISTETKLNDTETLDAEEASNGGISTETELNDTETRLQDPVKETPVTIDSFREQSHNESGPCTMVAKAEEQDDPIEAKLEGNKVPGPSEQWNDKEHENEGQSFDFSDLVSVVPANVFPIASQEEVSQEMRTMSVGYKIEVELGKEKGNQEEEDDKPQDTEGVSTIVAQQSIETGLDNAPEELRSPEEKAQTIVEGQNVNGEQQLITLEEGVSVTYNQKYIAEEGVSVTVEQQGVGESERQQNATEVEALPVEEGEEAIQYGSQQGRRESSQSAEGNNEQSRTGLKKGSKKVKGKGKEDCRMS
- the LOC110501269 gene encoding uncharacterized protein LOC110501269 isoform X9; this translates as MGTQGTGRKRNPNKDRSTAEDDALNLISREAEARLAAKRAARAEAREIRMKELERQQKEIYQVQKKYYGLDNKSDKVDSEWGHIEQWMEDSERYSRPTQRHTSISDDDERMSVGSRGSVRSDLDAIGAYGRGEKDKKSKKKKKHKDKHKDRDSNGYDNEYSAISSRSSRLGDESNSRVSRSSRLDLQPSSGLSDESISKVSRSSRLDLQPASYASSDLNSNNGLSSSRQRLSSYEGSLYEDSLYSGSRRVTGSSSRDDACNSVASFLRSAATSSGLPRDLDHMTIPNISDVDDRDYLEKGSRAASTLSAATLASLGGSSSRRESGETSITGDTETSIREIKEIHELKDQIQDVESKYMQSLKEVKDTLVEVEEKYRKAMVSNAQLDNEKNNLMYQVDTLKDSLMELEELLSESRREYEGKSKDFEREKHAHGVLQFQFKEMKETLKQSEELLTEIRQMRLKQDGFVREISDLQETVEWKDKKIGALERQKEYSDAIRNERDELRDEVVQLKDILKKHGIVLTPDLTANGEMLELGTEGSASGDPASQLAQDSQTSPLEGGNSMLGRAQETELGSRGDKVVDPGRSRQQEDTHEEEAQENHLTSPTPCSLVGVSETETSREAQPFSPTLGEEVEIEGSDVSKDSDNGIPVVEFKSGPVCDSEVLVVVTGPEEEVTVAGEGYEAAGVEGTRQGRVEVASEGEMGIKNDKADEAETKVVKSSDDTKETSSKEPTSEYGAAAEQGKNESSKDVKCLDSYPLPRETIEDTMKNGTQLSQGTDLDTSKSPIKSNPEPQKTKKVEALPEITDLQPPTQAGNKKKKGKKKKGETQSDVKQEDHKKSTTETCVVSMTNGTQISLGTDLDTPKSPVESNPEPQKTKKTCVLPETTDMQPQSQGGKKKKKGKKKGEKQGDETQGDKMSTTEEDVVSTPSDKEPVEAVGEGVITIETQREEGTSSSPDRELQSPEQKAQTIAEGLNLKEEQLEEDRVEPTIEVSLTDQAKSEEVVSKKKKKKMKKDKHKSTMESEKSEGEISVLSLESNIGIADPVDHSKFITSTYNPMEELESTTDTGTQKDESGYTTNPDNFGDFLNSSADPKCPLDSKQSTAGNSNKFKEEDAIKVSVEEEQTIQDSKEQGNNFHSPIVLRPELKKSVEPEDLIFHDGVTTHPDQANENATQDLKEAGQDKPNGSPEERKNALEHEDTSMAMPANVEECNNSADEKCCSISLDRNCPAADTIRLPEQLVDLPGCPVTDRHLYENNKPETLDAEEASNGGISTETELNDAEEASNGGISTETELNDAETLDAEEASNGGISTETELNDAETLDAEEASNGGISTETELNDAEEASNGGISTETELNDTETLDAEEASNGGISTETKLNDTETLDAEEASNGGISTETELNDTETRLQDPVKETPVTIDSFREQSHNESGPCTMVAKAEEQDDPIEAKLEGNKVPGPSEQWNDKEHENEGQSFDFSDLVSVVPANVFPIASQEEVSQEMRTMSVGYKIEVELGKEKGNQEEEDDKPQDTEGVSTIVAQQSIETGLDNAPEELRSPEEKAQTIVEGQNVNGEQQLITLEEGVSVTYNQKYIAEEGVSVTVEQQGVGESERQQNATEVEALPVEEGEEAIQYGSQQGRRESSQSAEGNNEQSRTGLKKGSKKVKGKGKEDCRMS
- the LOC110501269 gene encoding uncharacterized protein LOC110501269 isoform X12, translating into MGTQGTGRKRNPNKDRSTAEDDALNLISREAEARLAAKRAARAEAREIRMKELERQQKEIYQVQKKYYGLDNKSDKVDSEWGHIEQWMEDSERYSRPTQRHTSISDDDERMSVGSRGSVRSDLDAIGAYGRGEKDKKSKKKKKHKDKHKDRDSNGYDNEYSAISSRSSRLGDESNSRVSRSSRLDLQPSSGLSDESISKVSRSSRLDLQPASYASSDLNSNNGLSSSRQRLSSYESSGLLSQISYRRHHMGSLYEDSLYSGSRRVTGSSSRVDDRDYLEKGSRAASTLSAATLASLGGSSSRRESGETSITGDTETSIREIKEIHELKDQIQDVESKYMQSLKEVKDTLVEVEEKYRKAMVSNAQLDNEKNNLMYQVDTLKDSLMELEELLSESRREYEGKSKDFEREKHAHGVLQFQFKEMKETLKQSEELLTEIRQMRLKQDGFVREISDLQETVEWKDKKIGALERQKEYSDAIRNERDELRDEVVQLKDILKKHGIVLTPDLTANGEMLELGTEGSASGDPASQLAQDSQTSPLEGGNSMLGRAQETELGSRGDKVVDPGRSRQQEDTHEEEAQENHLTSPTPCSLVGVSETETSREAQPFSPTLGEEVEIEGSDVSKDSDNGIPVVEFKSGPVCDSEVLVVVTGPEEEVTVAGEGYEAAGVEGTRQGRVEVASEGEMGIKNDKADEAETKVVKSSDDTKETSSKEPTSEYGAAAEQGKNESSKDVKCLDSYPLPRETIEDTMKNGTQLSQGTDLDTSKSPIKSNPEPQKTKKVEALPEITDLQPPTQAGNKKKKGKKKKGETQSDVKQEDHKKSTTETCVVSMTNGTQISLGTDLDTPKSPVESNPEPQKTKKTCVLPETTDMQPQSQGGKKKKKGKKKGEKQGDETQGDKMSTTEEDVVSTPSDKEPVEAVGEGVITIETQREEGTSSSPDRELQSPEQKAQTIAEGLNLKEEQLEEDRVEPTIEVSLTDQAKSEEVVSKKKKKKMKKDKHKSTMESEKSEGEISVLSLESNIGIADPVDHSKFITSTYNPMEELESTTDTGTQKDESGYTTNPDNFGDFLNSSADPKCPLDSKQSTAGNSNKFKEEDAIKVSVEEEQTIQDSKEQGNNFHSPIVLRPELKKSVEPEDLIFHDGVTTHPDQANENATQDLKEAGQDKPNGSPEERKNALEHEDTSMAMPANVEECNNSADEKCCSISLDRNCPAADTIRLPEQLVDLPGCPVTDRHLYENNKPETLDAEEASNGGISTETELNDAEEASNGGISTETELNDAETLDAEEASNGGISTETELNDAETLDAEEASNGGISTETELNDAEEASNGGISTETELNDTETLDAEEASNGGISTETKLNDTETLDAEEASNGGISTETELNDTETRLQDPVKETPVTIDSFREQSHNESGPCTMVAKAEEQDDPIEAKLEGNKVPGPSEQWNDKEHENEGQSFDFSDLVSVVPANVFPIASQEEVSQEMRTMSVGYKIEVELGKEKGNQEEEDDKPQDTEGVSTIVAQQSIETGLDNAPEELRSPEEKAQTIVEGQNVNGEQQLITLEEGVSVTYNQKYIAEEGVSVTVEQQGVGESERQQNATEVEALPVEEGEEAIQYGSQQGRRESSQSAEGNNEQSRTGLKKGSKKVKGKGKEDCRMS